The following are encoded together in the Sinorhizobium terangae genome:
- a CDS encoding sulfate/molybdate ABC transporter ATP-binding protein has protein sequence MEVRVQKIRKEFGRFPALDDVSLDIRSGELIALLGPSGSGKTTLLRLVAGLESPTEGMIFFGDEDASKKTVQQRNIGFVFQHYALFRHMTVLDNVSFGLKVRPANRRPPAAEIRRRALDLLDLVQLSGLERRYPAQLSGGQRQRVALARAMAVEPNVLLLDEPFGALDAQVRKELRRWLREIHDRTGHTTIFVTHDQEEALELADRIVVMSKGAIEQVGTPDEIYDRPVSPFVYGFIGQSNSLNVTLANGEIWFEDRPIGLRAADEPDGEATLYFRPHDVELIDGCGGCLAGLVTGSRRVAGTRHLELDLGRTQPSVEIELPPERATSTDHTRVAFRPTKWKLFRKEEKLPEVQRTVATQTAELARTGT, from the coding sequence ATGGAAGTCCGCGTCCAGAAAATACGCAAGGAATTCGGCCGCTTCCCGGCGCTCGACGACGTCTCGCTCGATATCCGGTCCGGCGAACTGATCGCCTTGCTTGGCCCGTCCGGCTCGGGGAAGACCACGTTGCTGCGCCTCGTCGCCGGGCTCGAGAGCCCGACCGAGGGCATGATCTTCTTCGGCGACGAGGATGCGTCGAAGAAAACGGTGCAGCAACGAAACATCGGCTTCGTCTTCCAGCACTACGCCCTTTTCCGGCACATGACGGTGCTCGACAACGTCTCCTTCGGGCTCAAGGTACGGCCGGCCAACAGGCGGCCGCCAGCGGCCGAAATCCGCCGCCGGGCCCTTGATCTTCTCGATCTGGTACAGCTCTCCGGTCTCGAACGGCGCTATCCGGCCCAGCTTTCCGGCGGCCAGCGCCAGCGCGTGGCGCTCGCGCGCGCCATGGCGGTCGAGCCTAACGTGCTGCTGCTCGATGAGCCCTTCGGAGCGCTCGACGCGCAGGTACGTAAGGAACTCAGACGCTGGCTCAGGGAAATCCACGATCGAACCGGTCACACCACGATCTTCGTCACGCACGACCAGGAGGAGGCCCTCGAACTCGCCGACCGTATCGTCGTCATGAGCAAGGGCGCGATCGAGCAGGTCGGTACGCCGGACGAAATCTATGATCGTCCAGTCTCGCCCTTCGTCTACGGATTCATTGGCCAGTCGAACAGCCTCAACGTAACGCTTGCGAACGGTGAAATCTGGTTCGAGGACCGGCCGATCGGCCTGCGCGCCGCCGACGAACCGGACGGAGAGGCGACGCTCTACTTCCGCCCGCATGACGTCGAGCTCATCGATGGCTGCGGCGGCTGTCTGGCTGGCCTCGTGACGGGCAGCCGCCGCGTGGCCGGAACGCGCCATCTCGAGCTAGACCTTGGGCGGACGCAGCCCTCGGTGGAAATCGAACTGCCGCCGGAACGCGCGACTTCCACCGACCACACCCGCGTCGCCTTCCGGCCGACGAAGTGGAAGCTCTTCCGCAAGGAGGAGAAGCTGCCTGAGGTTCAAAGGACCGTCGCGACACAGACCGCCGAGCTGGCGCGCACCGGCACGTAA